The Eremothecium gossypii ATCC 10895 chromosome VII, complete sequence nucleotide sequence TCCACGGTCTCAACAGACACTACTATTCTCTAAACATCGACTATCACAAGACTTCGGCGGAGTTGAACATGCTGATGAACCTACACAAAGAGCAGTGGCAGTCGGGCTTGAAGATGCACGACTACAAGGAAAAGGAAAGGATTAATTTGGAGGCGACGAAAAAGTCGGTGCGCATCGCTGAGCAGTATACCAAGCGGATTGAAGAAGAGAAGGAGCTAACCGAGGATGAACTGAAGACACGGTACGTGGGGAAGCAGGACCCCAAGAAGCATCTCTCCGAGACGGCAGAAAGAGTCTTGGAGGAGAATATTGTGTCTGTGCTAACAGCGGGCGTCAATTCGGTGGCCATTAAGTAATAAAATTACATACGCACTTCGTGCACTATTCCTGTATGATAACTTAACAAAGAGCATTTATGCGGCAGCAACTCGCTCCCATACCTGAAGGTACGTCTCGTTCAGGAACAAGAGCTCTTTCTCCCTCTTTCTGACGTTTCCTTCATCCAGTTCGAACCAAGTGTCGTCTTTATCGTTTCTAATTTGTATTTTCCAGTTGCTAATTTCATCTAGAATGGGTACTTCCTGGTTCTTTGCAGGTTTGGTAGCTTCGTGTACAACATTCATCAGCAATCTGAACTTCACTGAACGGAATTCCAGTTCCTGGCCAAACTCCACAACTGTTTGGTTTCTCTCCTGCACAGGGAACTTGCCGGGTTCAAAACGCTTGAGATGAAGAACTAGGTATCGCGGGCAACGGCTCACCTTGTTTAGCTTGACACTTTCCTTCAAATGTTGTTCTACGGTGCCGTCAAACTTTCCCATCAGCTCTTCCAATTTCACCTGCGGCAGACTGTTGGCGGACTTCCCGTCTTTGAACAGAGGTCTGGGGGGCAAATCTAGGCTCAGCATCCAGAACATGACATCCGTGGACTTAGCGGTCCTGGTGTCCAGTACGAATTTAATTGCACTGCCGTCATCATTAGGGACAGGCACTATTTTTGTTGTCCTTATGGTAACTGTACCCTGAATATTGTCCGTTAACGTTTTTCGTACCTCTCCACAGGACGACTTGAGCATACGGTTTATAACAAATAGCATAAAGTTCCTCGGATCGCTATAAGCTTTCATTGAGCTTGGTTGTGCGAGATGTGTAGCGACATATTGTAAAAATTCATGAGGTGATACATGCCGCCTAAAGAGGTTGGGTGACCAGATATGTCTAATCAAAAGCGCTAGCTTATTTATGAATGGATCGGCCCTCTCCAGCAGGTCATCATTGAGAAGGAACAGATCTCTCACGGGCTTGATATGGGCCAGCATAAGTAATATGACGTTGGAGGAACCATTGTTCGATATATTATGCAGTCCGACAAAGCCATTCAGGTACGGCTGTCCATTAAGGTCCTCGCAGTCCTGTGGAAAGTCGGCCACCTGGAGCCTTCCATAAGTCGGTTTAAAACCATACCTTATCTGATCCAAGACCTCAGCGTTCCGAAAGGGCCGATTTTCCGGAAGGATATAAGTTTTAAATGTCCGCATATGCATGAATAGGCGATGTAAATCTTCGATGGAATGTTTAAATGCTGGGGAGCCCTCATTCCGACCTTGTAGGTATTTGCCACATGTAAGACATGAATAGACGTCTATCGTTGACAATGTCACGGAGCAAACCTTCTCTGAATAGAAATCGAGCCGTTTTTTCTCAATTGTTTGTAATAAACCTCGCTCATCAGAACTGCTAATGTGCAACCTTTTGTTACCCTCTTCCCGATACAAATCTTCACTATCGCTTTCTTCAACCTCCCGCTTTCCCGGCATCCTTTCTCCAACGCGCGTCGTTTCTGTAGCGTATATCTTATAGAACGCTTTGAAGCTGGAATTTTTTGAATCCGGAACTCTCCCGTCAAGCATCAGTTTTTTACTTGATACGAATGACTCCCAGAGCTAGCGAAGAGGGTCACAGGGTACAGAAAATAGCAGGATTCTATTGGATAACTCTCGTGTTATAATACATACTTTCCAGTTTATTTATCCCATTAAAAGCCCGTTTTTATGGACTTGCAAAACGCGGCATTAGTGACAGCATCATCAGTGTTAATGTTCACTGCCTTGAAACAACTTCTTCGTACAGGTGAACTAAAAGGCGGAGCTGCAGTGCATAAAAGTACATTGACCAGTGTCACGTCCATGATGGAAAACCAGAAGTACCCAGCTAAGCGCCATAACCTGAACGTCAAGAAATGTTTGTTGGAGAAGAACCCCCAACTGAAGGCGACAAACACTGCGATATTTATATCCGGTGCGAAACTCGAGGGAATTAAATATTGCGATCAGAACAAGGCCTTCAGGCAAAATCGTTACTTCTACTATCTGTCCGGATGCAACATTCCAGCTTCTTCTCTTTTGTTCAACTTTAACACGGAAGAGCTAACACTATTCTTACCAGACGTTGACAAGGAAAATATTATGTGGTCGGGATTGCCGCTCTCAATTGATGAGGCATACGAAAGGTATGATGTTGATTCGGTGGCCTATGCGTCCAGCATTCAGAAAAACTTGGTTGGCCTAGATGACTTTCAATTGCTTACGATTGATCTGGATGATGTCCCCTCTAACATACAGCCTTTATTGAAGATCGGGGGAGATGATTTGTTTTACGCTTTGGACGAGTGTAGAATGATCAAAGATGAATACGAGCTAGCCATGCTCAGGAAGGCATGTGCGATTACGGACAAGTGTCATCTCTCAGTTATGTCTGCCATACCCATAGAACATAATGAGGGCCATATGCATGCAGAATTCACTTACCATGCCATGCGCCAAGGATCAAAGTTTCAGGGCTACGATCCTATTTGCTGCTCTGGGCCAAATTGCGGCACGTTACACTATGTGAAGAACGATGATGGTATGGAAGGTAAGCACTCCGTCTTACTTGATGCTGGGGCTGAATGGGAGAACTATACTGCAGATGTCACACGTTGTTTCCCCATCAACGGTACTTGGACAAAGGAACATCGAGAAATATATGAAACAGTCCTAGATATGCAGACACAAGTCATGAACCGCATTAAACCTGGTGTCAGCTGGGATGAACTACATGTTCTGGCGCATCGTGTCTTGATCGCTCACTTCCTGAAACTCGGTATTTTCAAATCGGAATATACTGCGGAGGAACTTCTGTCTTCCAGAGCGTCTGTTGCGTTTTTCCCGCATGGTTTGGGACACCTGTTGGGGATGGACACGCATGATGTCGGGGGCAATCCCAACTATGATGATCCTGACCCCATGATGAAATACTTACGGCTCCGTCGTCCATTAAAAGCTGGTATGGTTGTTACAAATGAACCTGGTTGCTACTTTAACCAATTCTTGATTGAGGAATTTTTGGAGAAGCATCCAGACAAGCTGAAGCTTGTCAACCGTGACGTGATGAGCAAGTATTTTTACATCGGCGGTGTCAGAATTGAGGATGATGTGCTGGTCACTGAAACTGGTTATGAAAACCTAACTAAGGTGACTAGTGACCCAAATGAGATCGAGAAGATCGTTTCTGCCGCAATAAAGAAAGGACGATCACACTTTCATGCATTAGCCTAAACATTCTTTTTTATCGT carries:
- the SAD1 gene encoding mRNA splicing protein SAD1 (Syntenic homolog of Saccharomyces cerevisiae YFR005C (SAD1)), which translates into the protein MLDGRVPDSKNSSFKAFYKIYATETTRVGERMPGKREVEESDSEDLYREEGNKRLHISSSDERGLLQTIEKKRLDFYSEKVCSVTLSTIDVYSCLTCGKYLQGRNEGSPAFKHSIEDLHRLFMHMRTFKTYILPENRPFRNAEVLDQIRYGFKPTYGRLQVADFPQDCEDLNGQPYLNGFVGLHNISNNGSSNVILLMLAHIKPVRDLFLLNDDLLERADPFINKLALLIRHIWSPNLFRRHVSPHEFLQYVATHLAQPSSMKAYSDPRNFMLFVINRMLKSSCGEVRKTLTDNIQGTVTIRTTKIVPVPNDDGSAIKFVLDTRTAKSTDVMFWMLSLDLPPRPLFKDGKSANSLPQVKLEELMGKFDGTVEQHLKESVKLNKVSRCPRYLVLHLKRFEPGKFPVQERNQTVVEFGQELEFRSVKFRLLMNVVHEATKPAKNQEVPILDEISNWKIQIRNDKDDTWFELDEGNVRKREKELLFLNETYLQVWERVAAA
- a CDS encoding putative Xaa-Pro dipeptidase (Syntenic homolog of Saccharomyces cerevisiae YFR006W), giving the protein MDLQNAALVTASSVLMFTALKQLLRTGELKGGAAVHKSTLTSVTSMMENQKYPAKRHNLNVKKCLLEKNPQLKATNTAIFISGAKLEGIKYCDQNKAFRQNRYFYYLSGCNIPASSLLFNFNTEELTLFLPDVDKENIMWSGLPLSIDEAYERYDVDSVAYASSIQKNLVGLDDFQLLTIDLDDVPSNIQPLLKIGGDDLFYALDECRMIKDEYELAMLRKACAITDKCHLSVMSAIPIEHNEGHMHAEFTYHAMRQGSKFQGYDPICCSGPNCGTLHYVKNDDGMEGKHSVLLDAGAEWENYTADVTRCFPINGTWTKEHREIYETVLDMQTQVMNRIKPGVSWDELHVLAHRVLIAHFLKLGIFKSEYTAEELLSSRASVAFFPHGLGHLLGMDTHDVGGNPNYDDPDPMMKYLRLRRPLKAGMVVTNEPGCYFNQFLIEEFLEKHPDKLKLVNRDVMSKYFYIGGVRIEDDVLVTETGYENLTKVTSDPNEIEKIVSAAIKKGRSHFHALA